The sequence TGAAGATTGTATTACTTATGCGAGACGACAGTTTCCCAAAGCAAGTTACATTGTGGGTGATTATCGTTCAGTTAGCTTTGCTGTTCAGCCGGATATTATTTTTTCATCTTTATTTTGCCATCATTTCAAAGATGAGGAATTGGTTGGTCAGCTCTGTTGGATGAAGGCGAATAGCAGGCTTGGATTTTTTATTAATGATTTACACAGGAACCGCCTCGCTTATTATTCTATTAAATTTTTAACCAATCTTTTTTCTTCATCAAGATTGGTCAGGAATGATGCTCCATTATCTGTGCGAAGAGGATTTACACGCCGGGAATGGAATCAACTATTGCAGGAGGCTGGTATGCAGGAGGGAAAAATTCAATGGAAATGGGCGTTTCGTTGGTTGGTTACTGTTATAAATGAAACATGAAGTTGGGGAGCGATACATACGATGTTGCGGTCATAGGCGGGGGACTGGCTGGATTGTCGGCTGCAATCCAATTGAACAGGAGAGGTTATAGTGTAATTCTTTTTGAAAAAAAATCCTATCCGTTTCACAGGGTCTGCGGAGAGTACATCAGCGAGGAAAGCCGGCCTTTTTTACGAGAACTGGGTCTGCCATTTGATCAGCTGGAATTGCCGGAAATCAGGAAACTTATGGTTAGTTCGCCAGATGGAAGTTCATTGGAGACTGCGCTTACTCCTGGTGGATTTGGTATAAGCAGGTATCGACTCGATGAATTATTGGCTGGCCTTGCCAGGTCATCAGGCGTGCAATTAATGGAAGCGACCAAAGTGAATAATATCCGTTATGAAAATGGTGTTATGGTGGTTAATTTCCATCAGCAGGAAGTGAGGGCTAATGTTGCCATAGGTTGTTTCGGGAAGCGTTCGAACCTTGATGTGACCTGGGAAAGGCCATTTGCATTGGCAAAGGGTGGTAAACTGAATAATTATATCGGGGTTAAATACCATGTCCGGATTGATGAACCGGCAGATATGATCGCCCTTCATAATTTTAAGAATGGATATTGTGGAATTTCCAGGGTGGAGGATGGTGTATCTTGTTTGTGTTACCTGACCACCGCACATAATCTTAGCTTGAGTAATAATTCAATTGCGAAAATGGAAACTCAAATTCTTATGCGGAATCCACATTTAGCAAGAATATTTAACGAGGCAGAGATGTTGTGGTCTGCACCACTTAGCATATCCCAGGTTTCATTTATGCCGAAGTCGAAGGTGCATGACCACATCTTAATGGTGGGGGATGCAGCAGGTACGATAACGCCCTTATGTGGAAATGGTATGAGTATGGCATTGAACGGAAGCAAGATTGTTGCAGGACAGGTTGCCCGTTTCCTTCAAAAGGAAATTTCACGGCGAGAAATGGAATGGCAATACCAGAAGCAATGGCAAAAACAGTTTAGCCGTCGTTTGTATGCAGGAAGGATCATACAAAGCTTTTTCGGAGGCCCTCTTTTATCTAAAATTCTGGTAAAAGCGGCCAGCGGATTTCCGGCGCTTAACAGGTATTTAGTCCGGCAAACGCACGGCGATCAATTTTAAATAATGCGCACTTTTTTATTGATTTGCTGATATACATAGCAGATTGGAGTTTCAGTCAGCAATGCCATACCATTACCGAAACAAGTTATACCGGTTCTCTTGGTGTGCAGAATAATCTGGCGTCCCTGATGAATAAGCCCTGTCCCTGAGACATGACAGTTAATGGTTAGGAGGCGAAATGCCAAACCAATGCAGCTTTTTTCGAATAATAAATCTACACCATAGTATTACTGGAATACAGTTCAATGCATCTATTCCTTTTTCCCAATCAATGCAGGAGCCGGACCATTAGCCGGCCAATTACAGTCGGCAGCCCTTTGGGAAATATATATCAGTTATGCTCAGACAATCATTGATTACCCAAATTTCCGCCTCAACGGCGAAGACTTTTCGTATGGCTATACTTCAAATATTATTCATTTGGTTGATAACAGGGGTTCGGCTGAAAACATAAAGATTTTCTGATAAACACCCGGTAAGGCATCTCTGTTGATACTGGCTTTGACATGATTATTATGCCGTATGGGATTCCTGGAATTTTGGATGTCCAAGAAGGTTTTTTAAATAAGAGTGGAAGATTGCTGCTTTACTGGTATTCTAGGGCAGAGCGCATTATTCATATGTTGAAAACAGTCTCAACGGAAAAGTACCTGCGCATGGATTTACTGCAAATCCCATTAATCTTAGATTTGGTTCTACAATAAGTAGATTATCGGATTTCAATGATTCATTGGCCACTTTAATCCCGTTATAACCTTTAATGCCTGTTATAATCCATATTCTCCTGACCGGATTATTTTAACTGCTGAATGGTTTATTTATGTCGCCTGGTTTGTAAATACGAAAATGGGCTTGAGTATCAGCCCCTTATTTGGTGAGAAATGTTTAACGGTAAAAGTTATGACCATGGTCTAGGTGCCCAAGTTTGGATACCATCCGTTGGATTCTATTTATCCTTTTCAAATGAATACCCGGAAACAGATTATTGTAGGTGTCGACGTAAAGGCGGTACCTTGGCTGATTGTTGTCCTAAAACCGGGAATTTTTTTCAGTTTAAAAAAATTTTCCATTTGTGGCGGATATATTGCATTAAACATTCATCCGGGAAATGCTGTCACTGCTGAGAGAAAACAAAAAAATGTTTGATTGTCCACCTTATTAAAGAGATTTGGATTATTCCAATTAATGGCAAAATATGGCTGTAATCAAGAAAACACTGGTCTTAGGTGCTTCGGATAATCCTTCGAGGTACAGTTACCTGGCCCTGCATAAGCTCAGATCATTTGATCATCCCGTAGAAGCTATCGGCAGGAAAGAAGTACGTGTCGCTGATGTTTTGGTACACACCGATAAGCCAGCCTGGCTAGGAATAGATACAGTTACCTTGTATCTTTCACCTGCCCATCAGCGTGAGTATTATGACTATATCCTTTCACTGCATCCAAAGCGGATCATATTTAATCCTGGCGCCGAAAATGAAGAATTGGCAGATCTGGCAACAGCCAATAATATATATCCTCAAGAAGCATGTACACTGGTCTTACTAAGCACCGGTCAGTATTAAACGCAGTTGCTTTTTACTGGTTACCCAGAATTATTTTTTCCATAACATATAAATATGTTGAACCTGAACGGGTTTTTTGGTAAATTAGGAAAACCCATTTTTATGTTATGGAGAAAATTTAATGGCGACCTGATCGAATTACCGATCCGCGACGCTGTAGAAAGAGCCATAAGGCGCGAGACCGAACAGGGGTATCATTTAAAAGTTTGTATTGGAACAGATTCCCAGGTAAAAGGAGCTGAAACAGAATTTGCCACTGTAATCGTTTTCCTGAGAGAAGGCCATGGTGGATTTATGTTTATCCAAAATGAAAAAACCAGGCAAAAATATTCCATCAAGGAAAGGATGCTGGTTGAAGTTGCCAGGAGTATTGAAATTGCGTATGAACTCTGCAACCTGTTTACAGCCTACAATGTTGACATGGAAGTTCATGCTGACATCAATACCAATCCGAATTTTAAAAGCAACGATGCGCTGAAAGAGGCCATGGGCTATATTCTTGGTATGGGCTTTGCTTTCAAGGCAAAACCTGAAGCCTTTGCCAGCAGTAGCTGTGCCAATAAGGTCGTGAATTAAGCTGGTATTCAGCTCCTGTTCCTGTAGAATATATATATCGTGGCTGCAGGGCTGGCATTCAGTTTAACGGGCAATTTGTCTTTCCCGCCAATCATTTTGCGTTGGGTGGTGAATAATAGTCTCTGTACTCGTGCTGCACCGATCTGGCCAATATCATCAGGTACGGCTGTATATTTTTCTTCCAGTTTCTTATCGGGTGTCATCAGGTGGGCGTTAAAAATACCTGCAGGGTGATTGGTGTTATCATAAACGAAAAACACCAGGTAGTCTTTATTCGGTGTTACCGTAAAAGACGCATTTGTCTTTTGTGAATAGGTGATGATGTACTTGTAATTGTTCTTGAAAGCCCCTTTTTTAATTGCATCTTCTGCTGTTTTGACATCTATGGTATAATTGCCATTTTGAGCATATGTTACAGATGATACAATTAATAATATCAATACAGTCAGTAGTTTATTCATAATAATAATTTAATAGATTTCTGAAATCTACTATAATTATCCATTATTAAAAAGGCCTATCCTGGAATTTCTTTGTTCATATCGCTGATCATACCCATCAGTTTTTCCCTTCCCTGTTGTTTAATGGCACTGGTTACCACATGGGCTGGCAGGAATTGCCAGGTTTTACGCATTTCTTCAAGGAACATTTTTACATTTTTTGAAACGACCCTTTGAGTTTCTTTATCGGCTTTGGTAAAAATGAGGCTGAACGGGATCTGCCATTCACCCAACTGGTTAACAAAATCGAGGTCAATTTTCTGGGGCTCATGCCGGCCATCGATCAAAATAAATACCATCACCAGGTTTTCCCTTTTACGCAGATAGTTTTCAATCATTTTTTCCCATTGCTTCCGTTGAGCCTGGGATACTTTGGCAAATCCGTACCCCGGAAGGTCTACCAGGTACCATTTGAAAAAGTCTTTGGCGCCTTCTTTCGATACGCTACTGATCTCGAAATGGTTGATCATTTGGGTTTTGCCCGGGGATCTGGAGGTTTTGGCCAGTTTTTGGTTTCGACAGATCATGTTGATCACCGAAGATTTGCCTACATTGCTCCTTCCGATAAAGGCATATTCCGGGCGGTCAGCCGGTGGACATTTATCCACTTCGGGACTGCTGATCAGGTAACTGGCTTTGGTAATGTGCATATGGCAAAGATAGGGAGGCCGATTTCCATTTTCTTTTCCTCAATTTGCCTTAATTTCGGCCTCTCATAAGCAACGAAAATAAAACATATATATCCAATGGCAGAAGTGATATTGATGCCCCGTTTAAGCGATACAATGACCGAAGGCGTCATTGCAGCCTGGCATAAGAAAGTTGGTGAGCCCGTGAAGAAGGGTGAATTGCTGGCTGAAGTTGAGACGGATAAAGCCACTATGGACCTGGAAAGCTATAAGGATGGCACCTTGCTGCATATTGGTATTGATAAAGGCGGCAAGCTCCAGGTGAATGATTTACTGGCGATCATAGGAAACCCCGGTGAAGATATTTCAAGCCTGGTTACAGCCCATTCAGGGGCTCCCACCGCTGAAAAAGCTCCAGAACCTACTGTTGCTGCCGTGCCCTTGGCTACATCAGCGCCAGCAGCTGCTTCATTAGTTGATCTGACAAAAGTGGAAGAGGTTATACTGATGCCCCGACTCAGTGATACCATGACTGAAGGTGTTATTGCTGCCTGGCATAAAAAAGTTGGCGACAAGGTAAGTAAAGGTGACCTCCTGGCAGAAGTTGAAACTGATAAGGCGACCATGGACCTTGAAAGTTATAAAAATGGAACGTTATTATATATCGGTGCGCAGAAAGGTGATAAGGTTCCAGTCAATGCCCTGCTTTGTGTGATTGGAGAAGAAGGTAAAGTTGACCTAAATGCTATTATCAAAGCGGCAGGTGGCGGACCAGTTAACAGTGGGGTAGCGACTACTGCTGAAACCCCAGTAAGCGCACCTGCTACCTCTGCTCCGGCTGTTGAACCCGTTCAGGCAGCCACGGAAAACGGTCGTTTAAAAGCGTCACCGCTGGCGCGCAAGATTGCTGCAGAAAAAGGAATCAACCTTAGCCAGGTTCAGGGATCCGGAGATGGTGGTAGAATTATTAAAGCCGATATTGAAACATTCAAACCAGTTGCCGCATCTGTTCCTGCATCTTCTATAGCAGCACCGGTTAGTTCACCTATCGTATCTGCTGCTACTCCAGCAAGCCAGGTTAGTTTTGAAGACAAGCCGGTTTCTCAAATGCGTAAGATCATTGCTCGTCGACTGGCAGAAAGCAAGTTTACCGCTCCGCATTTTTACCTTACCATGTCAATTGATATGGATAAGGCAGTAGCAAGCCGCGCACAAATCAATGAGGTAGCCCCTGTAAAAATATCTTTTAATGACATGGTGCTGAAAGCCGTGGCACTCGCACTAAAAAAACACCCTATTGTAAATAGCAGTTGGCTGGGTGATTCCATTCGCACTAATCATCATGTAAACATAGGGGTAGCTGTAGCTGTGGAAGATGGCTTGTTGGTTCCAGTAGTGCGATTTGCAGATAGCAAAGGCCTTGCACAGATTGCCACTGAAGTGAAAGATTTCGCAACAAGGGCCAAGAATAAAAAGCTTCAACCTTCAGATTGGGAAGGAAGCACATTTACCATCAGTAATCTGGGAATGTTTGGCATTGATGAATTTACCGCGATCATCAATCCGCCAGATAGTTGTATCCTGGCTATTGGTGCCATTCAGCAAATTCCCGTAGTGAAAAACGGTCAGGTTTTACCGGGTAATGTGATGAAAGTAACGTTAAGTTGTGATCACAGGGTAGTGGATGGAGCATCCGGGTCAGCCTTCCTGCAAACGCTAAAAGGCTTGTTGGAAGAACCTTTGAGAATGCTTGTTTAAAAAATAACAATATTCAGAACCCGCTTCTATAGCGGGTTTTTTTGTTTTTACAGTAAAAGAAAGCCAATTACACAAAGTTTTTATAACAATTATTGGATAGGATACTGCACAGTTCCTTTTATATTTTACTACTGGCTCTTTTGCTGGATTGTGGTACAGGCAACCCTATCGTAGATCGATATACTGATGAGGATAAATCCGTTCTAAAATCAGGCGTAAGTATTTAAAATGCCTACCGTCCAGGTCGCCTTGTAATCCATTGTTTGTTATGCACCGGGGTAATGGGCTCGCCTCTATCAAAAAGCTTAACCAACAAAAAACCAGCTGCAAATCCACCAATATGCGCTGCATAAGCCACACCGTCACTTTCACCGCTGATGGCGCCGAACCCACTTACTAATTGCAAGAGGATCCACAGGCCCAGGGTGATCCAGCTGGGGATGGAAACAATTACCCAGCCCAGTAAAGCATTAACCCGGCGAGTGGGATACAGGAGGAGGTATCCGCCCAAAACGCCTGAAATGGCGCCTGAAGCGCCTAGACTGGGAATAAGTGGATCAGTACCAATAATTTGTGTGAAAATAACATGGCTCAAAGAGGCAATTACGCCACATAACAAATAAAAAAACAGGTAGCGGCTATGGCCCAGCCTGTTTTCAAGGTTATCGCCGAAAATCCATAGATACAACATATTTCCTGCTATATGTCCAATGCTGCCATGCATAAACATAGAGGTGATGATGGTCAGGTACACCGGAATAGGTGTCATTTGTAATCCAGGTATCTCAAAGCTCTGCCCGCTAGCTGAATCACGAACGATTTTTGAATTTGTAATAATATCATTGTTGCTTAGTATTTCACCCGGAACTGTAGAGAATGCATATGTGAAGGCAGCATTTTCGCCAAGTCCCTGTAAAAAGACGAATACAAGGATATTCACAGCAATAAGTGCCCAGGTTATGTAAGGGGTAATGTGGCGATCGCTGTTATCATCGCTGATAGGGAAAAGCATATAAAAAGAATATTAAAGTATTAAGATAGGAACAACCATTGGATTTGGCCAACGGTTGTATTCCCTGATGGATATATATGCTATACCAGTATCTTAATTGTACATACCGCTGCTATAGATCCCTGAATTTATGCTCTGGGCTAGAGGACGGCATATACCTGAAGAAAAAATAAATCCAATTGCTTGAAAATCCCGGAACCTTTGATATCAACAATTTAAATCATCAAACTGGTACCAAAAAAAGAAATTCAATCAACCCGGGATTATCCCTCAAATATTAGGGAAAATATGATCTGGCGGCTTTGTATTTTATCAATTACATTAGAGAACTTCAGGTTCTCGTCACGGGCATGAACATTGGTTATGCCATTACTGATTTTTATTTCGGGAGTAAGGATAAACATTTTGTTGTAAAAGTTAAAACCAATTCCAGCTTCAATACCAAAATCTAGTTTTTTAAGTTTTACAAAATTCTCTGCATTCCTGGAATTGGCCTTGGAAGAAAGGTCGGTTTCGAATTTTATGCCTCCCATCATATATACCCTGAAATTACCAATTCGGTCCGATTTTAACTTTAACTGGATAGGAAGTCCCAATAAAATAGATTCAACATTCTGGTCCATCACCTCAGATTCTTCCTTACTGGCATCAGGATAGGAAAGGTGGTAGTTGATTGATTTATTGACAAATAGTAGCTGTGGGAATACAGCCCTGGCCTCAAACCGGTTATTGATGCGGAAAGTATGCATGCCTCCAAGCCCGAAGCCAAAACTATTGTTGGGGTTGGAGACCAACACGCTGTCATATTGGAGAAAGCGGGGATGTTGACTTAACTGGAAGCGACTGGAAGTGCCCATGATAACAATGCCGATATGGTACCATTTTTCATCACTATCAGGTAGATGAATTGATTCCCTAAGTTGTGCATTTGTTGTTACACTGAAGCCCAGCAGGTTGAAGGCAAGGATTCCAGAAAAAACTAGGTAAGTGGTGATTTTGTTCCGCAATATATAGTACATATTCCTAAGCTCAGCGTTTTAAGATAGGTATTGGTATACCCGGTCTCCTGTAAAATGGTTAAAAAGTGTTCTCCCTCGGGAAAAGCCTGCACGGAATCATTGAGATATTGGTAGGCTGCTTTGTTTTTAGAAACGAGCTTGCCAATTTGCGGCGCAACAAGTTTCATGTACCATTTATAAAGGCCTTTGAAGCCGGTTTGATTGGGTCGGGAAAATTCAAGGATAACTAGTTTCCCGCCAGGTTTCAGCACCCGCAACATCTCTTTTAATCCGGTTCTCAGGTGTTCAAAATT comes from Flavihumibacter fluvii and encodes:
- a CDS encoding methyltransferase domain-containing protein is translated as MAELNIINSWLGGHLITKQGFWFLASGNKTVSVCEIGCGGGDNLAVIYYWARKRGIDVFCIGIDINEDCITYARRQFPKASYIVGDYRSVSFAVQPDIIFSSLFCHHFKDEELVGQLCWMKANSRLGFFINDLHRNRLAYYSIKFLTNLFSSSRLVRNDAPLSVRRGFTRREWNQLLQEAGMQEGKIQWKWAFRWLVTVINET
- a CDS encoding outer membrane beta-barrel protein; translated protein: MYYILRNKITTYLVFSGILAFNLLGFSVTTNAQLRESIHLPDSDEKWYHIGIVIMGTSSRFQLSQHPRFLQYDSVLVSNPNNSFGFGLGGMHTFRINNRFEARAVFPQLLFVNKSINYHLSYPDASKEESEVMDQNVESILLGLPIQLKLKSDRIGNFRVYMMGGIKFETDLSSKANSRNAENFVKLKKLDFGIEAGIGFNFYNKMFILTPEIKISNGITNVHARDENLKFSNVIDKIQSRQIIFSLIFEG
- a CDS encoding ribonuclease H-like YkuK family protein codes for the protein MLWRKFNGDLIELPIRDAVERAIRRETEQGYHLKVCIGTDSQVKGAETEFATVIVFLREGHGGFMFIQNEKTRQKYSIKERMLVEVARSIEIAYELCNLFTAYNVDMEVHADINTNPNFKSNDALKEAMGYILGMGFAFKAKPEAFASSSCANKVVN
- a CDS encoding CoA-binding protein, which produces MAVIKKTLVLGASDNPSRYSYLALHKLRSFDHPVEAIGRKEVRVADVLVHTDKPAWLGIDTVTLYLSPAHQREYYDYILSLHPKRIIFNPGAENEELADLATANNIYPQEACTLVLLSTGQY
- a CDS encoding pyruvate dehydrogenase complex dihydrolipoamide acetyltransferase, which gives rise to MAEVILMPRLSDTMTEGVIAAWHKKVGEPVKKGELLAEVETDKATMDLESYKDGTLLHIGIDKGGKLQVNDLLAIIGNPGEDISSLVTAHSGAPTAEKAPEPTVAAVPLATSAPAAASLVDLTKVEEVILMPRLSDTMTEGVIAAWHKKVGDKVSKGDLLAEVETDKATMDLESYKNGTLLYIGAQKGDKVPVNALLCVIGEEGKVDLNAIIKAAGGGPVNSGVATTAETPVSAPATSAPAVEPVQAATENGRLKASPLARKIAAEKGINLSQVQGSGDGGRIIKADIETFKPVAASVPASSIAAPVSSPIVSAATPASQVSFEDKPVSQMRKIIARRLAESKFTAPHFYLTMSIDMDKAVASRAQINEVAPVKISFNDMVLKAVALALKKHPIVNSSWLGDSIRTNHHVNIGVAVAVEDGLLVPVVRFADSKGLAQIATEVKDFATRAKNKKLQPSDWEGSTFTISNLGMFGIDEFTAIINPPDSCILAIGAIQQIPVVKNGQVLPGNVMKVTLSCDHRVVDGASGSAFLQTLKGLLEEPLRMLV
- a CDS encoding NAD(P)/FAD-dependent oxidoreductase — its product is MKLGSDTYDVAVIGGGLAGLSAAIQLNRRGYSVILFEKKSYPFHRVCGEYISEESRPFLRELGLPFDQLELPEIRKLMVSSPDGSSLETALTPGGFGISRYRLDELLAGLARSSGVQLMEATKVNNIRYENGVMVVNFHQQEVRANVAIGCFGKRSNLDVTWERPFALAKGGKLNNYIGVKYHVRIDEPADMIALHNFKNGYCGISRVEDGVSCLCYLTTAHNLSLSNNSIAKMETQILMRNPHLARIFNEAEMLWSAPLSISQVSFMPKSKVHDHILMVGDAAGTITPLCGNGMSMALNGSKIVAGQVARFLQKEISRREMEWQYQKQWQKQFSRRLYAGRIIQSFFGGPLLSKILVKAASGFPALNRYLVRQTHGDQF
- a CDS encoding rhomboid family intramembrane serine protease, whose protein sequence is MLFPISDDNSDRHITPYITWALIAVNILVFVFLQGLGENAAFTYAFSTVPGEILSNNDIITNSKIVRDSASGQSFEIPGLQMTPIPVYLTIITSMFMHGSIGHIAGNMLYLWIFGDNLENRLGHSRYLFFYLLCGVIASLSHVIFTQIIGTDPLIPSLGASGAISGVLGGYLLLYPTRRVNALLGWVIVSIPSWITLGLWILLQLVSGFGAISGESDGVAYAAHIGGFAAGFLLVKLFDRGEPITPVHNKQWITRRPGR
- the yihA gene encoding ribosome biogenesis GTP-binding protein YihA/YsxC, with the translated sequence MHITKASYLISSPEVDKCPPADRPEYAFIGRSNVGKSSVINMICRNQKLAKTSRSPGKTQMINHFEISSVSKEGAKDFFKWYLVDLPGYGFAKVSQAQRKQWEKMIENYLRKRENLVMVFILIDGRHEPQKIDLDFVNQLGEWQIPFSLIFTKADKETQRVVSKNVKMFLEEMRKTWQFLPAHVVTSAIKQQGREKLMGMISDMNKEIPG